In the genome of Cronobacter malonaticus LMG 23826, one region contains:
- the mraZ gene encoding division/cell wall cluster transcriptional repressor MraZ, whose product MFRGATLVNLDSKGRLSVPTRYRDLLNDASSGQMVCTIDIHHPCLLLYTLPEWVIIEQKLSRLSSMNPAERRVQRLLLGHASECQMDSAGRLLLAPVLRQHAGLTKQVMLVGQFNKFELWDEVTWHQQVREDIDAEQSSSEVLSERLQDLSL is encoded by the coding sequence ATGTTTCGTGGCGCAACGTTGGTGAATCTCGACAGCAAAGGGCGGTTATCCGTTCCGACGCGCTATCGCGATTTGCTGAACGACGCCTCGTCCGGCCAGATGGTTTGCACCATCGATATTCACCATCCCTGCCTGTTGCTTTATACCCTGCCCGAATGGGTCATTATCGAACAAAAATTGTCGCGTCTGTCGAGCATGAACCCCGCAGAACGTCGCGTGCAGCGCCTGCTGCTGGGCCATGCCAGCGAATGCCAGATGGACAGCGCGGGCCGTCTTTTATTAGCACCCGTTTTACGGCAACACGCCGGATTGACCAAACAAGTGATGCTGGTCGGGCAGTTCAATAAATTTGAGCTGTGGGACGAAGTGACCTGGCATCAACAGGTCAGGGAAGACATCGACGCTGAGCAGTCATCTTCTGAAGTGTTGTCGGAGCGGCTGCAGGATTTGTCTTTATAA
- the murF gene encoding UDP-N-acetylmuramoyl-tripeptide--D-alanyl-D-alanine ligase, with the protein MIRVSLSQLAAILNGELHGADADIDAVTTDTRKLTPGCLFVALKGERFDAHDFADQAQAGGAGALLVSRKLDIDLPQLVVADTRLAFGELAAWVRQQVPARVVALTGSSGKTSVKEMTAAILGECGNTLYTAGNLNNDIGVPMTLLRLTPEHEYAVIELGANHQGEIAWTVSLTRPEAALVNNLAAAHLEGFGSLAGVAKAKGEIFTGLPANGIAILNADNNDWLNWQSVIGDRKVWRFSPNLDTSDFSATNIHITSHGTEFTLRTPTGNVDVLLPLPGRHNIANALAASALAMAVGAPLQAIKAGLAKLKAVPGRLFPVHLAENQLLLDDSYNANVGSMTAAAQVLSEMPGYRVMVVGDMAELGDEAEACHQQVGEAAKAAGIDKVLSVGTLSEGISRASGVGEHFRDKQAVIARLKTLINEHSIITLLVKGSRSAAMEEVVRALQENRTC; encoded by the coding sequence ATGATTCGCGTATCTCTGAGCCAGCTTGCCGCCATTCTGAATGGCGAGCTGCACGGCGCCGATGCTGACATCGACGCGGTAACGACCGACACCCGCAAACTGACGCCAGGCTGCCTGTTTGTAGCGCTGAAAGGCGAGCGTTTCGACGCGCACGATTTTGCCGACCAGGCGCAGGCGGGCGGCGCGGGCGCGCTGCTGGTGAGCCGCAAGCTGGATATCGACCTGCCGCAACTGGTGGTCGCCGACACGCGTCTGGCGTTTGGCGAACTGGCGGCGTGGGTCAGACAACAGGTGCCCGCGCGCGTGGTCGCGCTGACGGGATCTTCCGGCAAAACCTCGGTGAAAGAGATGACCGCCGCCATTCTTGGCGAATGCGGCAACACGCTCTACACCGCAGGCAACCTGAATAATGACATCGGCGTACCGATGACGCTGCTGCGCCTCACGCCGGAGCATGAGTACGCGGTAATTGAGCTTGGCGCGAACCATCAGGGCGAAATCGCCTGGACCGTGAGCCTGACGCGCCCGGAAGCCGCGCTGGTCAATAACCTGGCGGCGGCACATCTGGAAGGCTTCGGCTCGCTCGCGGGCGTGGCAAAAGCCAAAGGTGAAATCTTCACTGGCTTGCCGGCAAACGGCATCGCGATTCTGAACGCTGATAATAATGACTGGCTGAACTGGCAGAGCGTCATTGGTGATCGCAAGGTCTGGCGCTTCTCGCCGAACCTCGACACCAGCGATTTCAGCGCCACCAATATTCATATCACCAGCCATGGCACCGAATTTACGCTGCGTACGCCAACGGGCAACGTGGACGTTCTGCTGCCGCTACCAGGGCGTCACAACATCGCTAACGCGCTCGCGGCCTCTGCACTGGCGATGGCCGTCGGCGCGCCGCTTCAGGCGATTAAAGCCGGGCTTGCGAAGCTTAAAGCAGTGCCAGGGCGTCTGTTCCCGGTGCATCTCGCTGAAAATCAGTTACTGCTGGATGACAGCTACAACGCCAACGTTGGCTCTATGACCGCCGCCGCGCAGGTGCTCTCTGAAATGCCCGGCTATCGCGTAATGGTGGTGGGCGACATGGCGGAGCTTGGCGATGAAGCCGAAGCCTGCCATCAGCAGGTGGGCGAAGCGGCGAAAGCCGCGGGCATCGATAAAGTCCTGAGCGTCGGTACGCTCAGCGAAGGCATCAGCCGCGCCAGCGGCGTGGGCGAACATTTCCGCGATAAGCAGGCCGTGATTGCACGCCTGAAGACGCTTATCAACGAGCATTCCATCATTACCCTTTTAGTGAAAGGTTCACGTAGTGCTGCCATGGAAGAGGTGGTGCGCGCATTACAGGAGAACAGGACATGTTAG
- the leuO gene encoding transcriptional regulator LeuO encodes MSGDHIEHLPAPEGLKPQLRTVDLNLLTVFDAVMQEQNITRAAHMLGMSQPAVSNAVARLKVMFNDELFVRYGRGIQPTVRACQLFGSIRQALQLVQNELPGSGFEPLSSERLFNLCVCSPLDNLLTSIIYNSVMNIAPNIHLVFKSSLNQNIEHQLRYQETEFVIGYDEFRRPEFTCVPLFKDEMVLVSSKSHPRKDNLLRESEVFKEQHAVVALDRFSSFSLPWYDTAEKQSAIAYQGMALTSVLNVVSRTNLITIAPRWLAQDYEHALQLQIMPLPFKLNSRTCYLSWHEAAGRDKGHQWMEELLSNVCRR; translated from the coding sequence ATGTCTGGTGATCATATTGAACACTTACCCGCGCCCGAAGGGCTGAAACCTCAATTACGCACGGTCGACCTGAATTTATTGACGGTTTTTGATGCGGTTATGCAGGAGCAAAACATCACCCGCGCCGCGCATATGCTGGGAATGTCTCAGCCCGCCGTCAGTAACGCCGTAGCACGCCTTAAAGTGATGTTTAATGATGAGCTATTTGTGCGCTACGGGCGCGGCATTCAGCCCACGGTCCGGGCGTGCCAGCTATTCGGTTCGATTCGTCAGGCGCTTCAGCTGGTGCAAAATGAGCTGCCCGGCTCTGGCTTCGAGCCGCTCAGCAGCGAAAGGCTGTTTAATCTCTGCGTGTGTAGCCCGCTGGATAATCTGCTGACCTCTATTATTTACAACAGCGTAATGAATATCGCGCCTAATATTCATTTGGTATTTAAATCTTCACTGAATCAGAATATCGAACATCAGTTACGCTACCAGGAGACAGAGTTCGTCATTGGTTACGATGAATTCCGTCGCCCGGAGTTTACCTGCGTTCCGCTATTTAAAGATGAAATGGTGCTGGTGAGCAGTAAAAGCCATCCGCGTAAAGATAATTTGTTACGCGAAAGTGAAGTCTTTAAAGAACAACATGCCGTGGTGGCGTTAGATCGTTTTAGTTCTTTTAGTTTGCCGTGGTACGACACGGCGGAAAAACAGTCCGCTATCGCTTATCAGGGTATGGCGCTGACGAGCGTTTTAAATGTGGTATCGCGCACAAATCTCATTACCATCGCGCCGCGCTGGCTGGCGCAGGATTATGAACACGCGCTGCAACTGCAAATCATGCCGCTGCCGTTTAAATTAAACAGCCGCACCTGTTATCTCTCCTGGCATGAAGCGGCCGGGCGCGATAAGGGACATCAATGGATGGAGGAGCTGTTATCGAACGTCTGTCGGCGTTAA
- the ilvN gene encoding acetolactate synthase small subunit, with translation MRRILSILLENESGSLSRVIGLFAQRGYNIESLTVAPTDDPTLSRMTIQTVGDEKVLEQIEKQLHKLVDVLRVSELGQGAHVEREIMLVKIQASGYGREEVKRSAEIFRGQIIDVTPSLYTVQLAGTSEKLDAFLASIRDVAKIVEVARSGVVGLSRGEKIMR, from the coding sequence ATGCGCCGGATATTATCAATATTGCTGGAAAACGAATCGGGCTCGTTGTCTCGTGTGATTGGGCTTTTCGCACAGCGCGGCTATAACATTGAAAGCCTGACCGTGGCGCCGACCGACGATCCGACGCTCTCCAGGATGACCATCCAGACGGTCGGCGATGAAAAAGTCCTTGAGCAGATCGAAAAGCAGCTGCATAAGCTGGTGGACGTGCTGCGCGTCAGCGAGCTGGGGCAGGGCGCGCATGTCGAGCGTGAGATCATGCTGGTGAAAATCCAGGCGAGCGGTTACGGACGTGAAGAGGTCAAACGCAGCGCGGAGATTTTCCGCGGGCAGATTATCGACGTCACCCCGTCGCTTTATACCGTGCAGCTGGCGGGCACCAGCGAAAAGCTCGACGCGTTTCTCGCGAGCATTCGCGACGTGGCGAAAATTGTGGAAGTGGCGCGCTCCGGCGTGGTGGGCCTCTCCCGCGGCGAAAAGATCATGCGTTAA
- the murE gene encoding UDP-N-acetylmuramoyl-L-alanyl-D-glutamate--2,6-diaminopimelate ligase, which produces MADRNLRDLLAPWVAGLPARALREMTLDSRVAAAGDLFVAVVGHQADGRRYIPQAIAQGVAAIVAEAKGEATDGEVREIHGVPVIYLSQLNERLSALAGRFYDEPSERLRLIGVTGTNGKTTTTQLIAQWCQRLGETSAVMGTVGNGLLGKVIPTENTTGSAVDVQHVLSGLAAQGATVAAMEVSSHGLVQHRVAALKFAATVFTNLSRDHLDYHGDMEHYEAAKWLLFSAHHYGQAVINADDEVGRRWLAKLPDAVAVSMENNINPDCHGRWLRADAVEYHDRGATLRFSSSWGDGEIESRLMGAFNVSNLLLALGTLLALGYPLAALLESAPRLQPVNGRMEVFSAPGKPTVVVDYAHTPDALEKALQAARLHCAGKLWCVFGCGGDRDKGKRPLMGAIAEQFADVVVVTDDNPRTEDPKAIIADILTGMLDAGRARVVEGRAEAVTNAIMQAAENDVVLLAGKGHEDYQIVGTRRLDYSDRVTAARLLGAVA; this is translated from the coding sequence GTGGCAGATCGTAATTTGCGCGACCTTCTCGCTCCGTGGGTAGCTGGTCTGCCTGCGCGAGCTCTGCGGGAGATGACCCTGGACAGCCGCGTGGCGGCGGCGGGGGATCTCTTTGTGGCGGTGGTCGGTCATCAGGCGGACGGGCGTCGGTATATCCCGCAGGCGATAGCGCAAGGTGTAGCTGCCATCGTCGCTGAAGCGAAAGGCGAGGCGACGGACGGCGAAGTCCGTGAGATCCACGGCGTGCCGGTTATCTATTTAAGCCAGCTTAACGAGCGTCTCTCGGCGCTGGCGGGGCGTTTTTATGATGAGCCATCCGAGCGTCTGCGCCTGATTGGCGTGACGGGCACCAACGGTAAAACCACCACCACGCAGCTTATCGCGCAGTGGTGCCAGCGGCTGGGCGAAACCAGCGCCGTGATGGGCACAGTAGGCAACGGGCTGCTTGGCAAAGTGATCCCGACGGAAAACACCACCGGCTCTGCGGTGGATGTTCAGCATGTGCTGTCAGGTCTTGCCGCGCAGGGCGCGACCGTGGCCGCGATGGAAGTCTCTTCCCACGGTCTGGTACAGCATCGCGTGGCGGCACTGAAATTCGCCGCCACGGTATTTACCAATTTAAGCCGCGATCATCTCGACTATCACGGCGATATGGAACATTACGAAGCGGCGAAATGGCTGCTGTTTTCCGCGCACCATTACGGGCAGGCGGTGATCAACGCCGATGATGAAGTGGGCCGCCGGTGGCTGGCGAAACTGCCGGATGCCGTCGCGGTGTCGATGGAAAACAACATTAATCCGGATTGTCATGGCCGCTGGCTGCGCGCGGATGCGGTGGAGTATCACGACCGCGGCGCGACGCTGCGCTTTAGCTCCTCCTGGGGCGATGGCGAAATCGAAAGCCGCCTGATGGGTGCCTTTAACGTCAGCAATCTGTTGCTGGCGCTCGGCACGCTGCTGGCGCTCGGTTATCCGCTCGCCGCGCTGCTCGAAAGCGCGCCGCGCCTCCAGCCGGTCAATGGCCGCATGGAAGTGTTCAGCGCGCCGGGCAAACCGACCGTGGTGGTCGATTACGCCCACACGCCGGACGCGCTTGAAAAAGCGTTGCAGGCCGCGCGTCTGCACTGTGCGGGCAAGCTGTGGTGCGTATTCGGTTGCGGCGGCGATCGCGATAAAGGCAAACGCCCGCTGATGGGCGCGATTGCCGAGCAATTCGCCGATGTCGTGGTGGTCACAGATGACAACCCGCGCACCGAAGATCCGAAGGCGATCATCGCCGATATCCTGACCGGTATGCTGGATGCGGGCCGCGCGCGGGTCGTTGAAGGCCGCGCCGAAGCCGTAACCAACGCCATTATGCAGGCGGCGGAAAACGACGTCGTGCTGCTGGCGGGCAAAGGCCATGAGGATTACCAGATTGTCGGCACCCGCCGACTTGATTATTCCGATCGCGTCACCGCGGCGCGTCTGCTGGGAGCAGTGGCATGA
- a CDS encoding peptidoglycan glycosyltransferase FtsI, which produces MKAAAKTLKPKRQEEQANFISWRFALLCGCILLALAFLLARVAWLQIIDPDMLVRQGDMRSLRVQEVSTARGMITDRSGRPLAVSVPVKAIWADPKELHDAGGITLDNRWKALSDALKIPLDQLAARVNANPKGRFIYLARQVNPDIGDYIKKLKLPGIHLREESRRYYPSGAVTAHLIGFTNVDSQGIEGVEKSFDKWLTGQPGERIVRKDRYGRVIEDISSTDSQAAHNLALSIDERLQALVYRELNNAVAFNKAESGSAVLVDVNTGEVLAMANSPSYNPNNITGTPKDVMRNRTITDVFEPGSTVKPMVVMTALQRGVVQENTVLNTVPYRINGHEIKDVARYSELTLTGVLQKSSNVGVSKLALAMPSSALVDTYSRFGLGKSTNLGLVGERSGLFPQKQRWSDIERATFSFGYGLMVTPLQLARVYATIGSYGVYRPLSITKVDPPVPGERIFPESIVRTVVHMMESVALPGGGGVKAAIKGYRIAIKTGTAKKVGPDGRYINKYIAYTAGVAPASNPRFALVVVINDPQAGKYYGGAVSAPVFGAIMGGVLRTMNIEPDALTTGEKSEFVINREEGTGGRS; this is translated from the coding sequence ATGAAAGCAGCAGCAAAGACGCTTAAACCAAAACGTCAGGAAGAACAGGCCAACTTTATCAGTTGGCGTTTTGCGTTGCTTTGCGGCTGCATTTTGCTGGCTCTGGCGTTTCTGCTGGCGCGCGTCGCCTGGTTGCAGATTATCGACCCGGACATGCTGGTGCGTCAGGGCGATATGCGCTCGCTGCGCGTGCAGGAAGTCTCCACCGCGCGCGGCATGATAACCGACCGCTCCGGCCGACCGCTCGCAGTCAGCGTGCCGGTAAAAGCTATCTGGGCTGACCCGAAAGAACTGCACGACGCGGGCGGCATTACGCTCGACAACCGCTGGAAAGCGCTCTCCGACGCGCTGAAAATTCCGCTCGATCAACTGGCTGCGCGCGTGAATGCCAACCCGAAAGGCCGCTTCATCTATCTCGCGCGCCAGGTCAACCCCGATATCGGCGACTACATCAAAAAGCTTAAGCTCCCTGGCATTCACCTGCGCGAAGAGTCGCGCCGTTACTATCCTTCCGGCGCAGTGACCGCTCACCTCATCGGCTTTACCAACGTCGACAGCCAGGGGATTGAGGGCGTCGAAAAAAGCTTCGATAAATGGCTCACCGGCCAGCCCGGCGAGCGTATCGTGCGTAAAGACCGCTATGGCCGCGTTATTGAGGACATCTCCTCGACCGACAGCCAGGCGGCGCACAACCTGGCGCTCAGCATCGATGAACGCCTCCAGGCGCTGGTTTACCGCGAGCTTAACAACGCCGTCGCGTTCAACAAGGCGGAATCCGGCAGCGCCGTGCTGGTGGATGTAAACACCGGTGAAGTGCTGGCAATGGCCAACAGCCCCTCTTATAACCCGAACAATATTACCGGTACGCCGAAAGACGTGATGCGTAACCGCACCATTACTGACGTCTTCGAGCCGGGCTCCACGGTGAAACCGATGGTGGTGATGACGGCACTGCAGCGCGGTGTGGTGCAGGAAAACACGGTGCTCAACACCGTTCCATACCGGATTAACGGTCACGAAATCAAAGACGTCGCCCGCTACAGCGAGCTGACGCTCACCGGTGTGTTACAGAAGTCGAGTAACGTCGGGGTTTCCAAACTGGCGTTAGCGATGCCCTCCTCAGCGTTAGTAGATACTTACTCACGCTTTGGACTCGGAAAGTCGACCAATCTGGGGCTGGTCGGAGAACGCAGTGGCTTATTCCCACAAAAACAACGGTGGTCTGACATAGAGAGGGCCACCTTCTCATTCGGCTACGGGCTAATGGTAACGCCGTTACAGTTAGCGCGAGTCTACGCGACCATCGGCAGCTATGGCGTCTACCGCCCGCTGTCGATTACCAAGGTCGATCCGCCTGTGCCGGGCGAGCGTATTTTTCCGGAGTCTATCGTGCGCACCGTTGTGCATATGATGGAAAGCGTGGCGCTGCCGGGCGGCGGCGGTGTGAAAGCGGCCATCAAGGGCTACCGCATTGCGATTAAAACCGGTACGGCGAAAAAAGTCGGGCCGGACGGGCGTTATATCAACAAATACATTGCTTACACCGCAGGCGTTGCACCTGCCAGCAATCCGCGTTTCGCGCTGGTGGTGGTGATTAACGATCCGCAGGCGGGCAAATACTACGGCGGCGCCGTTTCCGCGCCGGTTTTCGGTGCCATTATGGGCGGCGTGTTGCGCACCATGAACATCGAGCCGGACGCGCTGACAACGGGCGAAAAAAGTGAATTCGTAATTAATCGAGAAGAGGGAACAGGTGGCAGATCGTAA
- the cra gene encoding catabolite repressor/activator encodes MKLDEIARLAGVSRTTASYVINGKARQYRVSDKTVEKVMAVVREHNYHPNAVAAGLRAGRTRSIGLVIPDLENTSYTRIANYLERQARQRGYQLLIACSEDQPDNEMRCIEHLLQRQVDAIIVSTSLPPEHPFYQRWANDAFPIVALDRALDREHFTSVVGADQDDAEMLASELRTFPAETVLYLGALPELSVSFLREQGFRTAWKDDPRDVHFLYANSYEREAAAALFEKWLETHPMPQALFTTSFALLQGVMDVTLKREGRLPSELAIATFGDNELLDFLQCPVLAVAQRHRDVAERVLELVLASLDEPRKPRPGLTRIRRNLYRRGSLSRR; translated from the coding sequence GTGAAACTGGATGAAATCGCGCGGCTGGCTGGCGTGTCGCGCACCACGGCGAGCTATGTCATTAATGGAAAAGCCCGGCAGTACCGTGTGAGTGATAAAACCGTTGAGAAAGTGATGGCGGTGGTACGTGAGCATAACTACCACCCGAACGCCGTCGCCGCGGGCCTGCGCGCGGGAAGAACGCGCTCCATTGGTCTGGTGATCCCCGATCTTGAAAACACCAGCTATACCCGCATCGCCAACTATCTTGAACGCCAGGCGCGCCAGCGCGGATACCAGCTGCTTATCGCCTGTTCCGAAGATCAGCCGGATAACGAAATGCGCTGCATTGAGCATCTGCTGCAACGCCAGGTTGATGCCATTATTGTTTCCACCTCTTTACCGCCTGAACATCCCTTTTACCAGCGCTGGGCGAACGACGCGTTTCCGATTGTCGCACTTGACCGTGCATTAGATCGCGAACACTTCACCAGCGTCGTCGGTGCCGATCAGGATGACGCAGAGATGCTGGCAAGTGAGCTGCGCACGTTCCCGGCCGAAACCGTACTTTATCTTGGCGCGCTGCCGGAGCTCTCGGTAAGTTTTCTGCGCGAGCAGGGCTTTCGCACCGCGTGGAAAGACGACCCGCGTGACGTGCACTTCCTTTATGCCAACAGTTACGAGCGTGAAGCCGCCGCAGCACTGTTTGAGAAATGGCTGGAAACGCACCCGATGCCGCAGGCGCTGTTCACCACCTCTTTCGCCTTGTTGCAGGGCGTGATGGACGTAACGCTGAAGCGTGAAGGGCGCTTGCCGTCGGAACTCGCGATTGCGACGTTTGGCGATAACGAACTGCTCGATTTCCTGCAATGTCCGGTACTTGCCGTGGCGCAGCGCCATCGCGATGTCGCGGAACGCGTGCTGGAGCTGGTGCTGGCAAGCCTCGACGAGCCACGCAAACCGCGGCCTGGCCTCACGCGTATTCGCCGTAATCTTTATCGTCGCGGCAGCTTAAGCCGCCGGTAA
- the ftsL gene encoding cell division protein FtsL gives MISRVTETLSKVTGSLSSTERHALPAVIGGDLLRYGKLPLCLFIAIIVTAIFVVTTAHHTRLLTAQREQLVLERDALDIEWRNLILEENALGDHSRVERIATEKLQMQHVDPSQENIVVQK, from the coding sequence ATGATAAGCAGGGTGACAGAGACCTTAAGCAAAGTAACCGGATCGCTTAGCAGCACGGAACGCCATGCGCTGCCTGCCGTGATCGGCGGCGATCTTCTGCGCTACGGGAAACTGCCGCTCTGTCTGTTTATCGCCATTATCGTGACCGCGATTTTCGTGGTCACCACCGCGCACCATACTCGCCTGCTGACCGCGCAGCGCGAGCAACTGGTGCTGGAACGCGATGCGCTGGATATCGAATGGCGCAACCTGATCCTTGAAGAAAACGCGCTCGGCGATCACAGCCGGGTAGAACGGATCGCAACGGAAAAGCTGCAAATGCAGCATGTCGATCCCTCGCAGGAAAATATTGTGGTGCAGAAATAA
- the ilvI gene encoding acetolactate synthase 3 large subunit — protein sequence MEMLSGAEMVVRSLIDQGVKQVFGYPGGAVLDIYDALHTVGGIDHVLVRHEQAAVHMADGLARATGEVGVVLVTSGPGATNAITGIATAYMDSIPLVVLSGQVATSLIGYDAFQECDMVGISRPVVKHSFLVKQTEDIPTVLKKAFWLAASGRPGPVVVDLPKDILNPAKKLPYVWPETVSMRSYNPTTQGHKGQIKRALQTLIAAKKPVMYVGGGAITAACENELRAVAEKLNVPVVSSLMGLGAFPGTHRQALGMLGMHGTFEANMTMHNADVIFAVGVRFDDRTTNNLAKYCPNATVLHIDIDPTSISKTVAADVPIVGDARQVLSQMLELLGQEESQQPLDDIRDWWQQIEQWRARQCLNYDRESGSIKPQAAIETLYRLTKGDAYVTSDVGQHQMFAALHYTFDKPRRWINSGGLGTMGFGLPAALGVKLALPEETVVCVTGDGSIQMNIQELSTALQYELPVLVLNLNNRYLGMVKQWQDMIYSGRHSQSYMESLPDFVKLAEAYGHIGISITRPEELESKLSEALEHVHNNRLVFVDVTVDGTEHVYPMQVRGGGMDEMWLSKTERT from the coding sequence ATGGAGATGTTGTCTGGAGCCGAGATGGTCGTCCGATCGCTTATCGATCAGGGCGTGAAGCAAGTATTCGGTTACCCCGGTGGCGCGGTGCTTGATATTTATGACGCGCTACATACCGTTGGCGGGATTGATCATGTGCTGGTGCGCCATGAGCAAGCCGCGGTGCATATGGCGGATGGTCTGGCGCGCGCGACCGGTGAGGTGGGCGTGGTGCTGGTGACTTCCGGCCCTGGCGCCACCAACGCGATTACCGGTATCGCGACGGCTTACATGGACTCCATTCCGCTGGTGGTGCTGTCAGGCCAGGTGGCGACCTCGCTGATTGGCTACGACGCTTTCCAGGAGTGCGACATGGTGGGGATCTCCCGCCCGGTGGTCAAACACAGTTTCCTGGTGAAGCAAACCGAAGATATTCCGACGGTGCTGAAAAAGGCATTCTGGCTCGCCGCCAGCGGCAGGCCTGGCCCGGTAGTGGTCGATTTGCCAAAAGATATTCTCAACCCGGCGAAAAAACTGCCGTATGTCTGGCCGGAAACCGTCAGCATGCGCTCCTATAACCCGACGACGCAGGGGCATAAAGGGCAGATCAAACGCGCCCTGCAAACGCTTATCGCCGCGAAAAAGCCGGTCATGTATGTCGGCGGCGGCGCGATTACCGCGGCCTGTGAAAATGAACTGCGCGCCGTGGCGGAAAAACTCAACGTGCCGGTGGTCTCTTCATTAATGGGGCTGGGCGCGTTTCCGGGCACGCACCGCCAGGCGCTGGGGATGCTCGGGATGCACGGTACCTTTGAAGCGAACATGACGATGCACAATGCGGACGTTATTTTCGCAGTCGGCGTGCGCTTTGACGATCGCACGACCAACAATCTCGCGAAATACTGCCCGAACGCCACTGTGCTCCATATTGATATCGACCCGACGTCGATTTCTAAAACCGTGGCGGCGGATGTGCCGATTGTTGGCGATGCGCGCCAGGTGCTGAGCCAGATGCTGGAGCTGCTGGGTCAGGAAGAGAGTCAGCAGCCGCTGGATGACATTCGCGACTGGTGGCAGCAGATTGAACAGTGGCGCGCCCGCCAGTGCCTGAATTACGACCGCGAAAGCGGCAGCATTAAACCGCAGGCGGCCATCGAAACGCTGTATCGCCTGACCAAAGGCGACGCCTACGTGACGTCTGATGTTGGCCAGCATCAGATGTTCGCCGCGCTGCATTACACCTTTGATAAACCGCGTCGCTGGATAAACTCCGGCGGGCTTGGGACGATGGGCTTCGGTCTGCCGGCGGCGCTGGGTGTCAAGCTGGCGTTACCGGAAGAGACCGTGGTGTGCGTCACCGGCGACGGCAGTATCCAGATGAACATTCAGGAGCTTTCCACCGCGCTGCAATATGAGTTGCCGGTGCTGGTGCTTAACCTCAACAACCGCTATCTGGGCATGGTGAAGCAGTGGCAGGACATGATTTACTCTGGCCGCCACTCGCAGTCCTATATGGAATCACTGCCGGATTTCGTCAAACTGGCGGAGGCTTACGGGCATATCGGGATTTCCATCACCCGCCCGGAAGAGCTGGAAAGCAAACTCAGCGAGGCGCTGGAGCATGTGCACAATAACCGGCTGGTGTTTGTCGATGTCACCGTGGACGGCACCGAGCACGTTTATCCGATGCAGGTTCGCGGCGGTGGAATGGATGAAATGTGGTTAAGCAAAACGGAGAGAACCTGA
- the rsmH gene encoding 16S rRNA (cytosine(1402)-N(4))-methyltransferase RsmH produces MMENYKHTTVLLDEAVNGLNIRPDGIYIDGTFGRGGHSRLILSQLGEQGRLLAIDRDPQAIAAAAAIDDPRFSIIHGPFSALGDYVRERELQGKIDGILLDLGVSSPQLDDPERGFSFMRDGPLDMRMDPTRGQSAAEWLRNAEEADIAWVLKTFGEERFAKRIARAIVERNRELPMTRTKELAEVVAAATPVKDKFKHPATRTFQAVRIWVNSELEEIEQALKGAVEVLAPGGRLSVISFHSLEDRLVKRFMREQSRGPQVPAGLPMTEAQLQKLGGRELRALGKLMPGEAEVAENPRARSSVLRVAERTGA; encoded by the coding sequence ATGATGGAAAATTATAAACATACGACGGTGCTCCTGGACGAGGCCGTTAACGGCCTGAATATACGTCCAGACGGCATTTACATTGACGGCACCTTTGGCCGCGGCGGACACTCGCGTCTTATCCTCTCTCAACTGGGCGAACAAGGCCGTTTACTGGCGATCGATCGCGATCCGCAGGCGATCGCGGCGGCTGCCGCCATTGACGATCCGCGCTTCTCCATCATTCATGGCCCTTTCTCGGCGCTTGGCGATTACGTTCGCGAACGCGAGTTACAGGGCAAAATCGACGGTATTCTTCTCGATCTCGGCGTTTCATCGCCGCAGCTTGACGACCCTGAGCGCGGCTTCTCCTTTATGCGCGACGGACCGCTGGATATGCGCATGGACCCTACCCGTGGACAATCTGCCGCCGAATGGCTGCGCAACGCGGAAGAAGCGGATATCGCCTGGGTGCTGAAGACCTTCGGCGAAGAGCGCTTCGCGAAACGTATCGCGCGCGCCATTGTCGAGCGCAACCGCGAACTGCCCATGACCCGTACCAAAGAGCTGGCGGAAGTCGTGGCCGCCGCGACGCCGGTCAAAGACAAGTTCAAACACCCGGCCACCCGCACCTTCCAGGCGGTACGCATCTGGGTGAACAGCGAACTTGAAGAGATTGAGCAGGCGCTGAAAGGCGCGGTCGAGGTGCTGGCGCCGGGCGGACGCCTTTCTGTTATCAGCTTCCACTCGCTGGAAGACCGTCTGGTGAAACGCTTTATGCGCGAGCAGAGCCGCGGCCCGCAGGTACCTGCTGGTTTGCCGATGACCGAAGCGCAACTGCAAAAGCTCGGCGGCCGCGAACTGCGTGCGCTCGGCAAGCTGATGCCGGGCGAGGCGGAAGTGGCTGAGAACCCGCGCGCGCGCAGCTCCGTACTGCGTGTCGCCGAGAGGACAGGCGCATGA